A window of the Glycocaulis abyssi genome harbors these coding sequences:
- a CDS encoding copper resistance protein CopC, translating to MPLLRLAIASAAVMLLAAAAFAHTVMTHSSIRDGDVLGEAPSSFDFGFADPVSLVGLELAVVDGDAIDIGFERVRGIQDEFSVPFPPLEEGNYVIRWRAAAQDGHVMRGEIAFELNADAHADEHGQQSSGHDDHHDHHHDHHDEGAHDDHAGHGDMVGLIRSVPSDGAIVDSGLERIELHFDHPMAVRSIQLSTLAMERITVEFEAQEAPVTSIEAATEPLDPGEYELSWRADGGDHEMSGTVRFTVE from the coding sequence ATGCCATTACTCAGACTCGCAATAGCCAGCGCCGCCGTCATGTTGCTGGCCGCCGCCGCGTTCGCACACACGGTGATGACCCATTCCAGTATCCGCGATGGTGACGTGCTGGGCGAAGCGCCTTCGTCGTTCGATTTCGGCTTTGCCGACCCCGTCTCTCTCGTCGGGCTTGAGCTTGCCGTTGTCGACGGAGACGCAATCGATATCGGGTTTGAGCGCGTTCGGGGAATTCAGGACGAGTTTTCGGTACCGTTCCCGCCGCTCGAAGAGGGCAATTACGTAATCCGGTGGCGCGCCGCGGCGCAGGACGGCCATGTCATGCGCGGCGAAATAGCCTTCGAGCTGAACGCCGACGCACACGCCGATGAGCACGGGCAACAGTCTTCCGGACACGACGATCACCACGACCATCACCATGATCATCACGATGAGGGCGCGCACGATGATCATGCAGGGCATGGTGATATGGTAGGGCTGATCCGGTCAGTCCCGTCCGATGGTGCCATTGTCGATAGCGGTCTCGAGCGGATCGAGCTGCATTTCGATCACCCGATGGCCGTGCGGTCGATCCAGCTGTCTACGCTCGCGATGGAGCGGATTACCGTTGAGTTCGAGGCGCAGGAGGCCCCAGTCACCTCCATTGAGGCCGCTACCGAACCTCTTGACCCCGGCGAATACGAGTTGAGCTGGCGGGCTGATGGTGGCGACCATGAGATGAGCGGGACTGTCCGCTTCACTGTCGAGTAG
- a CDS encoding multicopper oxidase family protein: MSEFLLSRRGAIAAAGLAAAGAGLATGRANASASNPGPHHARTVEPGDYPPGEPGVHYTPVVTPNGSTLPYRLVGGVKVFHLVAEEVEHEFAPGLTATCWGFNGQVHGPTIEAVEGDRVRIYVTNRLRAATSVHWHGLILPSGMDGVGGLTQPLIRPGETFRYEFPLVQHGTQMYHAHHDEMTQMAMGMMGIFVIHPRRAERRVDRDFALLLSTWKIRPGARRPDPNEMTDFNILTINAKAFPGTDPLVVRQDQRVRMRVANLSAMDHHPFHVHGHTFQVVGTDGGEIPEAGRWPEATVLVPVGSARTIEFVADNPGDWAVHCHMTHHVMNQMGHDIENMVGVDQSSFAGLVGDLVPGYMAMDGNDMAAHGEHVEMGHMAIPENSIPMVGAQGPFDYIGMGGMFTIMKVRPGITRYDDPGWYRAPDGTTARVATPGELSRDGIRT; this comes from the coding sequence ATGAGCGAGTTTCTACTTAGCCGTCGCGGAGCGATTGCCGCAGCCGGTCTGGCCGCAGCCGGGGCAGGTCTGGCAACGGGCCGCGCGAACGCCTCAGCGTCCAATCCCGGCCCCCATCATGCGCGCACTGTGGAACCCGGCGATTATCCTCCCGGAGAGCCCGGCGTTCACTACACGCCTGTCGTCACGCCGAACGGCTCAACGCTTCCCTACAGGCTCGTCGGCGGCGTGAAGGTGTTCCACCTTGTCGCTGAAGAGGTCGAACACGAGTTCGCGCCGGGGCTGACGGCTACCTGCTGGGGCTTCAATGGCCAGGTCCATGGCCCCACGATTGAAGCCGTTGAGGGCGACCGGGTGCGGATTTACGTCACCAACCGGCTGCGCGCGGCGACATCGGTCCATTGGCATGGCCTGATCCTGCCGTCCGGCATGGATGGTGTCGGCGGCCTGACGCAGCCGCTGATCCGTCCGGGCGAGACGTTCCGGTATGAGTTCCCGCTCGTGCAGCACGGAACGCAGATGTATCACGCCCACCACGACGAAATGACCCAGATGGCAATGGGAATGATGGGCATCTTCGTCATCCATCCCCGCCGGGCTGAGCGGCGTGTTGATCGCGACTTCGCCCTGCTTCTGTCGACGTGGAAGATCAGGCCGGGCGCGCGCCGTCCCGATCCCAACGAGATGACGGATTTCAACATTCTGACGATCAACGCCAAGGCCTTTCCCGGCACCGACCCGCTGGTGGTGAGGCAGGACCAGAGAGTGAGAATGCGCGTCGCCAACCTGTCGGCGATGGACCATCACCCGTTCCACGTGCACGGCCACACCTTCCAGGTTGTCGGCACTGACGGCGGCGAGATACCGGAAGCGGGGCGCTGGCCGGAAGCCACCGTCCTCGTGCCTGTGGGCTCTGCACGCACCATCGAGTTTGTTGCAGACAATCCCGGTGACTGGGCCGTTCACTGCCACATGACCCATCACGTCATGAACCAGATGGGACACGATATCGAGAACATGGTCGGAGTAGACCAGTCATCGTTCGCCGGGCTGGTTGGAGATCTGGTGCCCGGCTACATGGCGATGGATGGCAACGACATGGCGGCCCACGGCGAACATGTCGAAATGGGCCATATGGCCATTCCGGAGAACTCCATCCCGATGGTGGGAGCACAAGGCCCGTTCGACTATATCGGCATGGGCGGGATGTTCACGATCATGAAGGTGCGCCCCGGCATCACGCGTTATGACGATCCGGGCTGGTACAGGGCGCCGGACGGGACCACGGCACGCGTGGCAACGCCCGGCGAACTCTCGCGGGACGGTATCCGCACCTGA
- a CDS encoding GDCCVxC domain-containing (seleno)protein, whose translation MNAILTHSTLTCPECGHVSRDEMPTDACQFFYDCKGCGAVLRPEAGDCCVYCSFGDVACPPVQMDKGCCGT comes from the coding sequence ATGAATGCGATCCTGACCCACTCGACGCTGACCTGCCCTGAATGCGGCCACGTTTCCCGAGACGAAATGCCGACCGACGCTTGCCAATTTTTCTACGATTGCAAGGGATGCGGCGCCGTGCTGCGTCCGGAGGCGGGTGATTGCTGCGTCTACTGTTCCTTTGGCGATGTTGCCTGCCCGCCTGTCCAAATGGACAAAGGCTGCTGCGGCACCTGA
- a CDS encoding RNA polymerase sigma factor, translating into MTGEPQDSDTDLVHRALAGEERAYGQLMTRHKDGLYRFARRYSGNSDDALEIVQLTFISAWQALARFDTGRAFDVWLRAIALNKCRDMARRRKVRRFMMALGQISERQADPPSLEAGPETQLLDRDELRRADAAISSLPDGLKAPLLLTALDGLTMAEAGAVLGMSAKAVENRLYRARKALARTLQLPEDS; encoded by the coding sequence GTGACCGGGGAGCCACAAGACAGCGACACCGATCTCGTTCACCGCGCTCTCGCGGGTGAAGAGCGCGCCTATGGGCAGTTGATGACACGCCACAAGGACGGGCTGTACCGCTTTGCGCGCCGCTACAGCGGCAATAGCGATGATGCTCTGGAGATTGTGCAGCTCACGTTCATCTCGGCCTGGCAGGCCCTGGCACGGTTCGATACCGGCCGGGCTTTCGACGTCTGGCTTCGCGCGATTGCCCTGAACAAGTGCCGTGATATGGCGCGACGCCGGAAGGTTCGCCGTTTCATGATGGCGCTGGGTCAGATTTCCGAAAGGCAGGCTGATCCGCCCTCGCTCGAGGCCGGTCCTGAAACTCAGCTTCTGGACCGCGATGAACTACGCCGGGCCGATGCTGCCATCTCGAGCCTGCCGGACGGTCTCAAGGCGCCATTGCTGCTCACCGCCCTCGACGGTCTCACCATGGCTGAGGCCGGAGCCGTTCTCGGAATGAGTGCCAAGGCTGTCGAGAACCGCCTGTATCGTGCCCGCAAGGCGCTGGCGCGAACGCTCCAGCTGCCGGAGGATTCCTGA
- a CDS encoding TolC family protein — protein MILLRIRGALASGAIALAVSGCASIAPDSSFAEVSALVEARTGAAPGWARTDEDRAALSASVDSLLEARVGMDEAVAIAFLNSPAIQSDLEELGIARAAFLSAVLPPNPVIEVVRAARGNELEVKVSVSLLELLFWPQRARAGEARMDAARADAARRLAEAAADVRIAYVDYVAARQALDLYEQAESAGEAARLAAQAIYAAGNIARVDLDRQRQFAARMTAERMRAEGRIGPAFERLTAVLGLDGQQAAALQTLSRLPAPPNRMIDADRVAEEAVSDSFPVAVAEARLREVASRRGIRNVEALLGDVELIGEFERQGRWSEAYGLGFTLPLDLGASGRLRAGAEFRQAWQQLQQARLESLTASRSAAMRAEAARELALFHRDVSLRISADVFDGVVRDFNAMQIGMFELLQARRDRVEAGRDYVQAVAEYWQARADLERHVRLADIETSSDPSRRQETPANAPSPATHDRAHQHEGHVH, from the coding sequence ATGATACTCCTGAGGATCAGAGGCGCGTTGGCGTCTGGAGCGATAGCGCTGGCCGTTTCCGGATGCGCCAGCATCGCGCCTGACTCCAGCTTTGCAGAGGTCTCGGCGCTGGTTGAAGCGCGCACCGGCGCCGCGCCCGGCTGGGCAAGAACCGATGAGGATAGAGCCGCACTGTCCGCCTCGGTCGACAGCCTTCTGGAAGCACGGGTGGGAATGGATGAGGCCGTGGCCATCGCCTTTCTCAACAGTCCCGCCATCCAGTCCGATCTTGAGGAACTCGGCATAGCCAGAGCCGCATTTCTGTCTGCGGTATTACCACCCAACCCGGTTATCGAAGTGGTCCGCGCCGCCCGCGGCAACGAGCTGGAGGTGAAGGTCAGCGTATCACTCCTGGAGCTGTTGTTCTGGCCGCAGCGGGCAAGAGCTGGCGAAGCGCGCATGGACGCCGCGAGAGCCGACGCGGCGCGGCGGCTTGCTGAGGCGGCAGCAGATGTGCGGATCGCCTATGTGGATTACGTTGCAGCCCGCCAGGCGCTTGATCTTTACGAGCAGGCTGAAAGCGCGGGTGAAGCGGCCCGGCTGGCCGCGCAGGCGATTTATGCTGCAGGCAATATCGCACGTGTCGATCTGGACCGGCAGCGCCAGTTTGCAGCACGGATGACAGCGGAACGCATGCGTGCGGAAGGCCGCATCGGCCCGGCATTCGAGCGTCTGACCGCAGTCCTCGGCCTGGACGGACAGCAGGCGGCCGCGCTTCAGACATTGTCGCGTCTTCCTGCTCCGCCAAACAGGATGATTGATGCCGACCGGGTAGCAGAGGAGGCCGTCAGTGACAGCTTCCCGGTAGCCGTGGCGGAAGCGAGGCTCCGGGAAGTGGCCTCGCGGCGCGGCATCAGGAATGTCGAAGCTCTGCTGGGTGATGTTGAACTGATCGGAGAGTTCGAGCGTCAGGGGCGCTGGTCTGAGGCCTACGGGCTGGGCTTTACGCTGCCGCTTGATCTGGGAGCCTCCGGACGCTTGCGGGCGGGCGCTGAGTTCAGACAGGCTTGGCAACAGCTCCAGCAAGCGCGCCTGGAAAGCCTGACCGCCAGCCGTTCAGCGGCCATGCGAGCAGAAGCGGCCCGTGAACTGGCGCTGTTCCATCGCGACGTATCCCTTCGGATTTCCGCCGATGTATTTGACGGCGTGGTCCGGGACTTCAATGCCATGCAGATCGGCATGTTCGAGCTTCTGCAGGCACGGCGCGACCGGGTCGAGGCGGGTCGCGACTATGTTCAGGCCGTTGCCGAATACTGGCAGGCACGCGCCGACCTTGAACGGCATGTCCGGCTGGCGGACATCGAGACTTCATCTGACCCGTCCCGTCGGCAGGAAACGCCCGCAAACGCTCCGTCTCCTGCAACACATGATCGAGCACACCAGCATGAAGGGCATGTTCACTGA
- a CDS encoding acyltransferase family protein codes for MSVPKWSSAMLSNGHGRLEDHANNFTAIRIGFAFLVLGGHAIMLPMGLPITGVFEETLDVAVQFALDGFFILSGYMIAASLMRSADMTSYALSRFLRIFPGLIFAVLLLWLFVGPLFSGLGPGGYFAQGETWVFPLLLLSQVDPQASLPGVFSAHPMQEMNGPLWTIRYELLAYLAAGILAAVGLFRRPSIIVALFMGTAAFSVVHMIQPWDGIGAATVDASARFGGAFMAGAAFFALRDRIALTPLGCLLVVLFAFALKDTPAAMIAGQLAMGYVTLWAGFLRIPGHIGVAVREVEDVSYGVYILHWPIGQIVLALHPGAGAFTLLVVMAPAALLTGWLMRVWVEKPALALKPRLRALLNPGRIRSTGTAERINTVRQGV; via the coding sequence ATGAGTGTTCCGAAATGGTCCAGTGCGATGCTTTCAAATGGCCATGGCCGTCTGGAGGATCATGCCAACAATTTCACGGCCATCCGCATCGGTTTCGCATTTCTTGTGCTTGGCGGGCACGCGATCATGTTGCCCATGGGATTGCCAATCACGGGCGTGTTTGAAGAAACCCTCGATGTCGCCGTACAGTTCGCGCTCGACGGGTTCTTCATTCTGTCAGGCTACATGATCGCCGCGAGCCTGATGCGCTCTGCCGACATGACAAGCTACGCCCTGTCCCGGTTCCTGCGCATCTTCCCCGGATTGATTTTTGCAGTGCTTCTGCTCTGGCTCTTCGTTGGACCGCTTTTCAGCGGCTTAGGGCCGGGAGGCTATTTTGCACAGGGTGAGACTTGGGTTTTCCCTCTGTTGTTGCTTTCCCAGGTCGATCCGCAAGCCAGCCTTCCGGGCGTCTTCTCGGCGCACCCAATGCAGGAAATGAACGGCCCGCTTTGGACAATCCGCTATGAATTGCTGGCTTACCTTGCCGCAGGCATTCTGGCGGCAGTGGGGCTGTTCCGCCGCCCATCCATCATTGTGGCGCTGTTTATGGGAACCGCTGCATTCTCGGTCGTTCACATGATACAGCCATGGGACGGGATCGGCGCGGCAACGGTTGATGCGTCCGCGCGGTTCGGCGGTGCCTTCATGGCCGGGGCGGCGTTCTTCGCGTTGCGCGACCGGATTGCCCTGACGCCGCTCGGCTGCTTGCTGGTTGTCCTCTTCGCCTTTGCCCTCAAGGACACGCCTGCCGCCATGATCGCCGGTCAGCTGGCGATGGGATATGTCACGCTGTGGGCAGGCTTCCTGCGCATTCCAGGCCATATCGGCGTGGCCGTGCGTGAGGTCGAGGACGTATCCTACGGCGTCTACATCCTGCACTGGCCGATAGGCCAGATCGTGCTCGCACTCCATCCCGGGGCGGGAGCATTCACATTGCTTGTAGTGATGGCACCGGCAGCATTGCTGACTGGCTGGTTGATGCGTGTCTGGGTCGAAAAACCGGCGCTTGCCCTGAAACCACGCCTGCGCGCGTTGCTTAACCCGGGCAGAATACGTTCCACTGGCACCGCTGAGCGGATCAATACGGTGCGTCAGGGCGTCTGA
- a CDS encoding MauE/DoxX family redox-associated membrane protein, translated as METPEHKCPYGLKSRHLLRSKGYKVEDHLLTSREAVDAFKAEHGVKTTPQTFIDGQRVGGYEALEAYLGVAKPKKETTYTPVIALFSISALLALAVAWQSNMPIVGLHTVEYFIAIAMVLLGLQKLTNIEAFATMFLNYDLLARRWVPYGRIYPFAEAGAGLLMLAGSLIWLASPVALFIGTIGAVSVFRAVYIERRKLKCACMGGESRVPLGFISLTENLIMIAMAIWMPLRMYGVI; from the coding sequence ATGGAAACGCCCGAGCATAAATGCCCCTACGGGCTGAAGAGCCGTCATCTCCTGCGCAGCAAGGGCTACAAAGTTGAGGACCACCTCCTGACCAGCCGCGAGGCTGTAGACGCGTTCAAGGCCGAGCATGGCGTGAAGACCACGCCGCAGACTTTCATCGATGGCCAGCGCGTCGGCGGCTATGAGGCGCTGGAAGCCTATCTGGGTGTGGCAAAGCCGAAAAAGGAAACGACCTACACGCCCGTGATTGCGCTGTTCTCGATATCGGCCCTGCTCGCCCTCGCCGTCGCCTGGCAATCGAACATGCCTATCGTCGGCCTGCACACGGTGGAATATTTCATCGCCATCGCGATGGTGCTGCTGGGCCTGCAGAAGCTGACCAATATTGAAGCCTTCGCTACCATGTTCCTCAATTACGACCTGCTGGCGCGGCGCTGGGTGCCCTATGGGCGTATCTATCCGTTTGCGGAGGCCGGTGCAGGTCTTCTCATGCTGGCGGGCAGCCTGATCTGGCTCGCCTCCCCGGTCGCCCTCTTTATCGGCACTATTGGCGCGGTCTCGGTGTTCAGGGCCGTCTATATCGAGCGGCGCAAGCTGAAATGCGCCTGCATGGGTGGAGAGAGCCGCGTGCCGCTGGGCTTCATCTCGCTGACCGAGAACCTGATCATGATCGCCATGGCGATCTGGATGCCGCTGCGCATGTATGGCGTGATTTAG
- a CDS encoding Spy/CpxP family protein refolding chaperone, with amino-acid sequence MTRLRIYLALSLVLAVLAGVFAAWCATHYFSSAAAEPSLHRIIHHELDLSAGQRARVAEIEARYTAQRQAREREMRAANTRLAAAIEADHQLDDNVRAAIHDFHHAMGELQLETIRYVLDVREILDASQREHFDATVTASLTDQDW; translated from the coding sequence ATGACACGACTTCGTATCTACCTCGCTCTAAGCCTCGTCCTCGCGGTCCTTGCAGGCGTGTTTGCGGCCTGGTGCGCCACACATTACTTCTCGTCCGCTGCAGCAGAGCCATCCCTTCACCGCATCATACATCACGAGCTGGACCTGTCCGCCGGGCAGAGAGCCCGCGTCGCCGAGATCGAGGCGCGCTATACCGCTCAACGCCAGGCCCGCGAACGCGAAATGCGCGCGGCGAATACCCGGCTGGCGGCAGCCATCGAGGCAGACCACCAGCTCGACGACAATGTTCGCGCGGCGATCCATGACTTCCATCACGCGATGGGCGAACTTCAGCTGGAGACAATCCGCTATGTTCTCGATGTGCGCGAGATACTCGATGCCAGCCAGAGAGAACATTTTGATGCGACCGTAACCGCTTCCCTGACCGATCAGGACTGGTGA
- the cueR gene encoding Cu(I)-responsive transcriptional regulator, whose protein sequence is MNIGEATKASGISRKMIRYYEEITLLQPGRTANGYRVYTPQDIHTLRFIGAARRLGFSVPDVKALLALWQDRSRSSADVKHLTNGHIKELRARVTELNAMIAALETLARACGGDDRPDCPIINRIASTADPNST, encoded by the coding sequence ATGAATATCGGCGAAGCGACAAAGGCGTCCGGCATTTCGCGCAAGATGATCCGCTATTACGAGGAGATTACCCTCCTCCAGCCAGGGCGCACGGCCAATGGCTATCGCGTCTACACGCCGCAGGACATCCACACGCTGCGCTTTATCGGCGCGGCCCGGCGGCTGGGCTTTTCGGTGCCGGATGTGAAGGCCCTGCTCGCCCTGTGGCAGGACCGCTCACGCTCCAGCGCCGATGTGAAACACCTCACCAACGGACATATCAAGGAGCTACGTGCCCGCGTCACCGAACTTAATGCGATGATTGCAGCACTGGAGACGCTGGCCAGGGCCTGTGGAGGCGATGACCGTCCAGACTGCCCGATCATCAACCGTATCGCCTCGACTGCTGACCCGAACTCGACCTGA
- a CDS encoding class I SAM-dependent methyltransferase encodes MADPAPQTFTPALGKAWLTPAYDAAIALMTREKVWRTALVRDIAPQRSMRILDIGCGTGALLLAISGTEPSADLAGLDPDPSVLARAKRKARKREARITFIEGFFGEASLPDGWQPDVITSSLVLHQVPMAEKRRILSQAFDILPVGGRLVIADYGLQRTKLMRTLFRNTVQRLDGIEDTIPNADGVLPLLMEQAGFEDVRETKIVPTVTGSISIYSANRGA; translated from the coding sequence ATGGCCGACCCTGCCCCGCAAACCTTCACGCCCGCCCTCGGCAAGGCATGGCTGACCCCCGCCTACGACGCAGCCATCGCGCTGATGACGCGTGAAAAGGTGTGGCGGACCGCCCTTGTCCGCGACATCGCCCCCCAGCGCAGCATGCGGATACTCGATATCGGGTGCGGCACCGGCGCCTTGCTGCTGGCAATAAGCGGTACGGAGCCTAGCGCGGACCTGGCCGGTCTTGATCCTGACCCGTCCGTTCTGGCACGTGCGAAGCGCAAGGCACGTAAGCGCGAGGCGCGAATAACTTTCATCGAGGGATTTTTTGGCGAGGCCAGCCTGCCTGACGGCTGGCAGCCAGACGTGATCACCAGCAGCCTGGTGTTGCATCAGGTGCCGATGGCGGAGAAGCGCCGCATCCTGTCGCAGGCTTTCGATATTCTGCCCGTAGGAGGACGGCTGGTGATCGCCGATTACGGTTTGCAGAGGACAAAGCTAATGCGGACCCTGTTCCGCAACACCGTGCAGAGACTGGACGGGATTGAAGATACAATCCCGAACGCAGATGGCGTGCTGCCCTTGCTGATGGAGCAGGCCGGATTTGAAGACGTTCGGGAGACGAAAATTGTCCCGACTGTCACCGGCTCGATTTCGATCTATTCCGCTAACCGGGGAGCCTGA
- a CDS encoding heavy metal translocating P-type ATPase, which produces MSEITARSGDEAGSETILTIPGMGSDHCAGIVSESIRRLPGIAKVKTNIAAHRASVRFDPAQTGPEAIRTAVEKAGYEVDAVRTASSAHDSEDAEERYLALAVKRLWIAAIPATLIMLLMIPHMFWRPVPGYLAIVAVLAFPVVFLYGGWATHKSAWRSLTNRTANMDVLISMGSLPPYLIGLAGFIWPMTSFIEMAATIMTFHLLGRYLETRAKGRASQAIKRLLALGAKTATVIRDGREVDIPVAELAIGDVMRVRPGAKIPTDGEVVEGTSHVDESLATGEPVPVEKQPGDAVLGATINKEGVLTVRAARVGADTFLAQVIRLVEEAQSSKVPIQEFADRLTGRFVPAVIVISLASFAAWLGFAEQLRPILEWGSGFLMWVNPEISPLPAALLAGIAVLVIACPCALGLATPTALMVGSGLGAERGILIRSGEAIQTLKDIKLVVLDKTGTITMGRPALVGVSAADGVTEDEALRLAASVEAGSEHPLAEAMRKGAEERGVSLTPVKGFKAHAGKGVEAQLDAETVRVGNPRFLTENGVDVPDTLLDALAGYENNGQSAVLVARNDDAVGVIAVSDTLKADSRAAIAALHAMGLHTVMITGDNERAARHVAAQVGIDQVLAGVLPEGKADEIRRLQEQHGPHVAMIGDGINDAPALKQANVGIAIGAGADVAIEAADVTLVSGELGKVVEAIRLSKATFRKIVENLFWAWFYNLAAIPLAAVGLLHPMIGVIAMTASSLSVIGNSLLLKRARLSD; this is translated from the coding sequence ATGTCCGAAATTACAGCGCGTTCCGGGGACGAAGCCGGTTCCGAGACCATTCTTACGATACCGGGAATGGGCAGTGATCACTGCGCAGGCATCGTGTCGGAATCCATCCGCCGGCTCCCTGGCATCGCCAAGGTAAAGACCAATATCGCCGCCCATCGCGCCAGCGTGCGCTTCGACCCCGCGCAGACCGGTCCCGAGGCCATCCGCACGGCGGTGGAGAAGGCGGGATATGAGGTTGACGCGGTTCGAACGGCCTCTTCGGCGCACGACAGTGAGGATGCCGAAGAACGATATCTTGCCCTGGCGGTGAAACGGCTTTGGATCGCCGCAATTCCCGCGACGCTGATCATGCTGCTGATGATCCCGCACATGTTCTGGCGCCCGGTGCCGGGTTACCTCGCCATCGTTGCGGTTCTGGCCTTTCCGGTCGTGTTTCTTTATGGCGGCTGGGCGACGCACAAATCAGCCTGGCGCTCGCTGACCAACCGCACCGCCAATATGGATGTGCTGATCTCCATGGGCAGTCTGCCGCCCTATCTGATCGGGCTGGCCGGTTTCATCTGGCCGATGACCAGCTTCATCGAGATGGCAGCCACCATCATGACCTTCCACCTGCTGGGGCGCTATCTGGAAACCCGCGCCAAGGGCAGGGCCAGTCAGGCCATCAAGCGGCTGCTGGCGTTGGGGGCCAAGACCGCAACCGTGATCCGCGATGGACGCGAGGTGGACATCCCGGTCGCTGAGCTGGCTATCGGCGATGTCATGCGGGTGCGCCCGGGCGCCAAGATTCCCACCGACGGTGAGGTGGTTGAAGGCACGAGCCATGTCGATGAATCGCTCGCCACCGGCGAGCCGGTTCCTGTCGAAAAGCAGCCCGGCGATGCGGTTCTCGGCGCGACCATCAACAAGGAAGGCGTATTGACCGTGCGCGCGGCGCGCGTTGGAGCAGACACCTTTCTGGCGCAGGTGATCCGGCTGGTAGAGGAAGCGCAAAGTTCAAAGGTGCCGATCCAGGAGTTCGCCGACCGGCTGACCGGGCGCTTCGTACCGGCGGTGATCGTGATCAGCCTCGCCAGTTTCGCGGCATGGCTGGGCTTTGCCGAGCAGCTGCGTCCGATACTGGAGTGGGGCTCGGGCTTTCTGATGTGGGTGAACCCGGAGATCTCGCCCCTGCCTGCGGCCCTGCTGGCTGGCATCGCGGTTCTGGTGATCGCCTGCCCCTGTGCGCTTGGACTGGCTACGCCCACCGCGCTCATGGTGGGCTCCGGTCTGGGGGCGGAGCGGGGCATCCTGATCCGTTCCGGTGAAGCGATCCAGACGCTGAAAGACATCAAGCTGGTCGTTCTCGACAAGACAGGCACCATTACGATGGGCCGGCCTGCTCTGGTGGGCGTATCCGCTGCTGACGGCGTGACGGAGGACGAGGCGCTGCGCCTGGCCGCCAGTGTTGAAGCAGGCTCTGAACACCCGCTGGCTGAAGCGATGCGCAAGGGCGCTGAAGAAAGAGGCGTCAGCCTTACCCCTGTCAAAGGCTTCAAGGCGCACGCTGGCAAGGGGGTCGAGGCCCAGCTGGACGCTGAAACCGTGCGCGTCGGCAACCCGCGTTTCCTGACCGAAAACGGTGTTGATGTTCCCGACACGCTGCTGGACGCCCTCGCGGGGTACGAAAATAACGGGCAAAGCGCCGTACTTGTCGCGCGTAATGATGACGCCGTCGGTGTCATCGCGGTTTCCGACACGCTGAAGGCGGATTCCAGGGCCGCCATCGCAGCCCTGCACGCCATGGGACTGCACACGGTGATGATCACCGGCGATAACGAGCGAGCTGCGCGTCATGTCGCCGCTCAGGTCGGGATTGACCAGGTTCTTGCCGGGGTGCTGCCCGAAGGCAAGGCCGACGAAATCCGCCGCCTGCAGGAGCAGCATGGCCCGCATGTCGCCATGATCGGAGATGGCATCAACGATGCGCCAGCCCTGAAACAGGCCAATGTCGGCATCGCCATCGGCGCCGGGGCCGATGTCGCCATCGAGGCCGCGGATGTGACACTGGTGAGTGGTGAGCTGGGCAAGGTGGTGGAAGCCATACGGCTTTCGAAGGCGACTTTCCGCAAGATCGTGGAGAACCTGTTCTGGGCGTGGTTCTACAATCTGGCCGCCATTCCACTCGCTGCAGTCGGCCTGCTGCACCCGATGATCGGCGTCATCGCGATGACGGCCAGCTCTCTGTCGGTGATCGGCAACTCGCTCCTGCTGAAGCGGGCCAGATTGAGCGACTGA